A stretch of the Sesamum indicum cultivar Zhongzhi No. 13 unplaced genomic scaffold, S_indicum_v1.0 scaffold00186, whole genome shotgun sequence genome encodes the following:
- the LOC105179652 gene encoding crocetin glucosyltransferase, chloroplastic-like, protein MASHHVLLVTFPVQGHINPALQFAKKLINMGIEVTFATTVLARQRMEKAAASSLPKGLTFAAFSDGLDDGFKASNDPQKYMREIRRRGTKSLKDTVLSAAEQGRPITCLIYTLLLPWASEVAREVHIPSALLWIQAATVLDIYYYYFNGFGDEIIASSNDPSWKLQLHGIPILLSQCDLPSFMLPTSSDNYSFALTVFKEQLETLDAETKPKVLVNTYDSLEPDALKAIDRYELIGIGPLIPSAFLDGKDASDTSFGGDLFQKSDDCIGWLNSMPKSSVIYVAFGSILSLPRAQMEEIAKGLLDSSRPFLWVIRVNEKANEEKKEEDEKLSCIEELEKAGRIVPWCSQLEVLTHPSLGCFMTHCGWNSSLESISCGVPMVAFPHWTDQCTNAKLIEDVWRTGVRVRRNEDGVAESSEIRRCIEEVMDGGEKSRELRENVEKWKGLAREAVEENGSSNKNLKAFLEGVGAAGC, encoded by the coding sequence ATGGCCAGCCACCACGTCCTCCTTGTGACATTTCCAGTTCAAGGCCACATCAATCCAGCCCTCCAATTTGccaagaagctcatcaacaTGGGCATTGAGGTCACCTTTGCCACAACCGTACTCGCACGGCAGCGCATGGAGAAAGCCGCCGCCAGCAGCCTACCAAAGGGCCTGACTTTTGCTGCCTTTTCCGATGGACTTGACGATGGATTCAAAGCCAGCAACGATCCCCAGAAATACATGAGGGAGATAAGACGTCGAGGCACCAAGTCTCTGAAAGATACTGTCCTATCTGCTGCCGAGCAGGGCCGTCCCATCACGTGCTTGATTTACACTCTCCTCCTACCGTGGGCGTCGGAGGTGGCGCGCGAGGTCCACATCCCCAGTGCGCTTCTCTGGATCCAAGCCGCCACTGTGTTGGACATTTACTACTACTATTTCAATGGCTTTGGGGATGAAATTATTGCCAGCTCCAATGACCCCTCGTGGAAACTGCAGTTGCATGGAATTCCAATATTGCTATCCCAATGCGACCTTCCATCTTTTATGCTTCCGACAAGCTCCGACAATTATAGCTTTGCTCTTACAGTTTTCAAGGAACAGCTCGAAACATTGGATGCCGAAACGAAGCCAAAAGTGCTTGTCAACACTTATGATTCATTGGAGCCTGATGCGCTCAAGGCCATTGACAGGTATGAGTTAATTGGAATTGGACCCTTGATTCCTTCTGCTTTCTTGGATGGTAAAGATGCTTCAGATACTTCGTTTGGTGGagatctttttcaaaaatctgATGACTGCATAGGATGGTTGAACTCGATGCCCAAATCTTCAGTTATTTATGTGGCTTTCGGCAGTATCTTGAGTCTGCCAAGAGCTCAGATGGAGGAGATTGCAAAAGGGCTACTAGACAGTAGTAGGCCATTTCTGTGGGTAATACGAGTGAACGAAAAAGCCAATgaggagaagaaagaagaagatgagAAGTTAAGTTGCATCGAGGAATTGGAAAAAGCGGGGAGAATTGTGCCATGGTGTTCTCAACTTGAGGTTCTAACGCATCCATCGTTGGGGTGTTTCATGACACACTGTGGGTGGAATTCAAGTCTTGAAAGCATATCATGTGGCGTCCCGATGGTGGCTTTTCCCCATTGGACAGATCAATGTACCAATGCTAAGTTGATTGAAGACGTATGGAGGACGGGTGTTAGAGTGAGACGCAACGAAGATGGAGTGGCGGAGAGTAGTGAGATAAGGAGGTGTATTGAGGAAGTGATGGATGGAGGGGAAAAGAGCAGAGAACTGAGAGAGAATGTTGAGAAATGGAAGGGTTTGGCCAGAGAAGCAGTGGAGGAGAATGGATCTTCTAATAAGAATTTGAAAGCCTTTCTTGAAGGAGTTGGAGCTGCAGGTTGTTAG